TTGTGCCGTTGATAGCAGTTTACATTGACCTTCACCGTCCTAAAAGTCCGGTGATTCTTGGGCTGAATCTTGCCTCTACTAGCGATGCTAATTTTGGTCTTACGGTTTCATGTCTAGCCCGAAACATATCTCTTGATATGCCCCGCTTATGGGCTACTCCCCAAGCGTAAATTTCTGTGTGTCCCACAGTATTTAATTTCTTTTCATCCTTGCTGTGTGGATTTATTTTTATACCATTGACAGACAGGAATTTCGAGATTACGGAGCAGGTCGTTAAACTTGTTTACTCATCGTTCTCAAGGCCATTGACTTTTTGTTATTTTACCAGAAATTTGTCGTATAACGACCGGGGTTTAAACCCAATTTTTCGATAAAATGATGTTCATTTCAATGCTAGTTTTTAGATCCTGGCTTTTGGATTTTCAATTTTTTACTTTACTTATGATGAAGCTTTTCTCTTTTAAGTAACTTTTTTCAGCTACATAGTTGAGTTTGGCCTCACGGTAATTAAGGAGCAAATTAGCTACCCTGGATTGGGAAAACTCGTAATTACTCAGATCGCTTTGCCTGAGATCGGGCTAGCTATTGCCTGCAATCCAGTATAGAACTTGTCTGCGGGTATCCTAACACAAACAAGGCCATTTCATCTGAATCTCCTAAGTTTTGGTAATGGCAAACCTAAAAATTTTTTCTTTTTAAGCCTGCCGTGTCTCTAGTGAAATGGATATCTATTAACACTTATTCTATAATCTCAAAGCCTGTTCTGGAAGCCAACTGACTGGGATTTTTGTCTAAATTTACACGCTCTTGTCGAGGAATTAAAAATATTCTCAGCGATTTTCCTAATAAGTGATAACGGCTAAAACCTTTGTAGAAAGGGCTTTAGCCGTTATCATTGCCGATGGATCGATCTCAGACCATCGTTTTGGTATTTATTTATACAGACTTTTTCCTAGCAAGGTATGGGTATGGGATGGGTATCTCTTAAACCAATTTCACCGTACTCCATCAGACTTCGAGTAAAAGACCCCCTTGCCTCTCTTTGTATTTGACCTGAGTTGAGAGCATTGTACAGCGTGACTAAGGCGTCTAAATCGGCAGACTGGTAGCCCTTATTAGCCAATACTTGGCCAATTAGACCTTCAGAAGCAACACTTAAACACCCTGTTTGAAAAGCAGATTTAACCAGTGAGCGAATCATAACGTCCTACAGCATCCTTGATGCGTTACTCGTTATTCTCAGTGTCAAACATCTCTATAATTAAGTAAATGATAAAAGGCCGTAGCATGGTGTGATAAATTGCCTCTTGATGCTGTGATTTGTGTCACTGAGGCGTAAATTGATTGATTTTGCTAACGGATTTTCTTTGGCTGAGCGGCTTTATGCGATCGAACCACCACAGAGATGCTTGACTTATGTAATAGCTTATAGGCATTACTGTAAAGAATGTGTAAAGACACCAGAGGTCGAACGACAAATTTTCTGTAAAGATTGCCGGAACGTCCGCGATCGCTCGTCATCAACAGCAGTCTCCCGACCGAAGATTGGTATTCCTTCCATCTAAAATCTAAAATCGATCGACCGATCGCTTGTAAAGTAGTGGGATTAGCACATTCTTTTTTCAAACAGGAATAGCACTCGTGTTGGCGATCGCAGTAAAAGAGCAGCAGTACAAAACCTACGTCCTCTCTGACCAAACAGCCCAATCCGAAATAGAGGTAGTTCCAGAACGAGGCGGCATAATTACTAAATGGTGTTATCAAGGTCAAGAAATCCTCTACCTAGATGCAGAGAGATTCGCCAATCCAAACTTAAGCGTTAGAGGAGGAATTCCGATCCTGTTCCCCATTTGCGGGAACTTACCAGACAACACCTACACCCATCACAAGCGGGTGTGGACAAAACCAGTAGATGATATAGGGAATAAGGGAGATAAAGAAAATAAGGGAGATAAAAAAAATAAAGGAGACAAGGAAGAGCCTTTTTCCCCACCCACTACTTATGATGAAACGTATAACATTCAAAAATATACCCTTAAACAACACGGTTTTGCTCGCGACCTTCCTTGGGAAGTCACCGAGCAAGTAACGGAAGGCTTTGTCAGCATTACCCTGGTTCTGGAAAGTAACAAAAAAACGAGAGAAGTTTATCCTTTTGATTTTAAAATAGCCTTTACCTACCAGTTAAAGGGCAATCGGTTGGAAATTCGCCAGCGCTACACTAACTGCTCGGAAGAACAAATGCCCTTTTCTACTGGACTGCATCCTTATTTTTATACCGCCGATAAGACTCAGCTACAGTTGCGGATTCCTGCCAAGGAATATCAAGATCAGCGTACTAATACAGTTCATCCATTCACGGGTAGTTTTGATTTCGATACCGATGAAATAGATGTGGCATTTCGGGATATCAATAGTCCTTTCGCCACTGCGATCGACAACGGTCGCCAATTGCGTATCAGCCTGAGTTATGATGAAGCATACTCTACTTTAGTTTTCTGGACAGTAAAAGGTAAAGATTTTTACTGCCTAGAACCTTGGACTGCGCCTCGTAACGCGCTCAATACCAACCAAAATTTGATTCGATTAGAACCAGACCAAACCTTCGAGACAATCGTTGGTTTAAGCGTCTCTTTTTCCTAAAATTGACATACTTCCCCGTCAAGCGATGCTGTGACGGGGGATTCTTACAGCAGTCACCCATTGGAATTCCACATCGGAGAAGGGTTTGGGAAGTGTCTTTTTAAACTGCATCAAACTCGCGTTAATTTTGCGATCGCCTTACCCCTGAAGATGACTT
The sequence above is drawn from the Leptolyngbyaceae cyanobacterium genome and encodes:
- a CDS encoding aldose epimerase, with protein sequence MLAIAVKEQQYKTYVLSDQTAQSEIEVVPERGGIITKWCYQGQEILYLDAERFANPNLSVRGGIPILFPICGNLPDNTYTHHKRVWTKPVDDIGNKGDKENKGDKKNKGDKEEPFSPPTTYDETYNIQKYTLKQHGFARDLPWEVTEQVTEGFVSITLVLESNKKTREVYPFDFKIAFTYQLKGNRLEIRQRYTNCSEEQMPFSTGLHPYFYTADKTQLQLRIPAKEYQDQRTNTVHPFTGSFDFDTDEIDVAFRDINSPFATAIDNGRQLRISLSYDEAYSTLVFWTVKGKDFYCLEPWTAPRNALNTNQNLIRLEPDQTFETIVGLSVSFS